From one Drosophila subpulchrella strain 33 F10 #4 breed RU33 chromosome 3L, RU_Dsub_v1.1 Primary Assembly, whole genome shotgun sequence genomic stretch:
- the LOC119555545 gene encoding PHD finger protein rhinoceros produces the protein MSQRGKRGNQHHHQSQQRKDVEPQPPPTKRRKGRPPNGATVAEATGVAAGSGSAGSERVPVLPVSNSKHDQQEEPEPEAGGAGGGGTSSSTSTSKSKSTKLAKSASKCKSQGASSSSSWQARSVADIKMSSIYNRSSTEAPAELYRKDLISAMKLPDSEPLATYEYLIVTDPWKQEWEKGVQVPVNPDSLPEPCVYVLPEPVVSPAHDFKLPKNRYLRITKDEHYSQDQHYLTNVVALAENTCAYDIDPIDEAWLQLYNGDRAQCGAFPINATQFERVIEELEVRCWEQIQVILKQEEGLGIEFDENVICDVCRSPDSEEANEMVFCDNCNICVHQACYGITAIPSGQWLCRTCSMGIKPDCVLCPNKGGAMKSNKSGKHWAHVSCALWIPEVSIGCVDRMEPITKISSIPQSRWSLICVLCRKRVGSCIQCSVKPCKTAYHVTCAFQHGLEMRAIIEEGNAEDGVKLRSYCQKHSMSKGKKENSGAHGGGSASVASAMHKANRYASGAGGAADDGNSACGTSGEDPRRRKNHRKTELTSEERNQARAQRLQEVEAEFDKHVNINDISCHLFDVDDDAIVAIYNYWKLKRKSRHNRELIPPKSEDVEMIARKQEQQDMENHKLVVHLRQDLERVRNLCYMVSRREKLSRSLFKLREQVFYKQLGVLDEMRLEKQQQQPKQEEKQRPAIDLEAVIYANDGPTLYDRFYSSAGGQTVPAQYQDLKYILEQLMGKLQSGKQGRGRASQSPNKRKQPAKASPSKKLNNGNLSSRTSSPEKTAAGSKLGPTVAKVRSPPGKPPAGRRASKSGAATATSTHNRNHLHSNVRSSASSHSSSGSSSSGNSSSANGSSSSDSSSGSESGSESGSSSAASGASKRKSSSGSPLKKQSYARSVEHRQKQRQRRQSEAAAGASAASPDSRSGSSSSDDEDERRRSQQEQERSARRGPIHSKPVPNKSQPTKSKPITEAGAGPGAGASARRKLSTTTRGLAQMDRDAEESLSSDESEELLPLRGERQRETTTTTGLVTTGSATNRKMGRHIYSDSESSSSAQEKDPEEQATVESNVSDSQNQQTIRTKAAMKEFVPGTAATTAATTHPSSKPKSTREGKDAKEAGTSIGNSTKSKTMTNAKLLYPADLLVVPQRQAAKKASENMRSTNLATALQPDASDRVREPETNSIPTSAKNKLKDSSSRAALEADKSSLEKVRTKEQPQKAGGKATESAPAERGKRGRPPKVPKDPRPPSTLEKEKPSVPTPSQTKPPPSATTPASVKTNFAVSLVPQRQAAKKAAEQLKSSKPVQETFSIGNDTSEKEPVTAATGSGAGASATVATTPVKPTRRTSLKESPITPKELLSSRRRSKEDAAVTPIKTTPPAVKRRVVVPNLSSSSSGDSDSSSSSSSSGSSSSSGGSESDSESQASDSEKPSNREPAQASAPVTSVSSIVPKRSPRKSVDKPVASAVTVAPPQPPLPQTPTTRSRQNSTTKSPKGALQKPVIPVQNDVQSAPKTQLHRRQESLDEGSKQVQSEQSSKRATRGSKSRPPSPPTVKSSPEKTTTRRKSRAEESPKKVANLEHEINQRKAASGKATSSLDKLLNKKQQQMNHSAPATPPPLSPTPPASTTPIVKDQSDHEQEGVPFHQTNLEADAQPEPEADQETATEAGELPMDIDEELTTAPTRTQMSANASKLADIIDDERPPAAPLPASPTPTPTSNDELSDAGSDLSERRRMRRRSRRRRRRRSHEPDEEHTHHTQHLLNEMEMARELEEERKNELLANASKYSASTSSPAVTVIPPDPPEIIELDSNSANSGADQQQQVQLQEQSLPTPLVVQSPAAEVATTAIQPQLLPPQRPLIEQLPVEHLPTVLSEPIVDTILEMEDSKFANNFASSLASVLNPPNPGQMSLIGSSMDRSKHISEEDSIQATRNLLEKLRKTKRKAQDDNCSKEAVDLLPPTPSIPSVFPFHNAADPEDIIHAQKEQQQQQQQQQQQQQQQAQACIYGNSSGPNSVASLTIKDSPMTANSGSYANSLTSTPNATPTNATMSNLGPGSGFQVNFSNSQQTPSLSLFLEKSPHQKGACPLSSNGAVPPGATPDFVDLAAAAVKNTLGNFRGAAAVPTQSGAGGNNKISDYDENTRMQSPFGRIPWNENDLIAERRSSSPSSVSESNDPPPPPPAVAAAAASAARTLAQLESCKNFFNSYPSGNGGPGSATNAAAPFNHAPMVNGIDAIPMFNNTPAPQHQQTTPTHQQQQQRTPNSQYNGAIYPQLSGIMHPQTAPTEQPPSLYGNGTVGGVAVPGVGVVGAVQSATLPPPPQVNQYSGTPYSTANLSMLSVQQPVLPPVPVQTTTTPNHPFALTSPVDGKMATYPTQLLSSCAEAAVSSMMPPTPPIPVAAKDSPSKRTSVSGGSSSKKQSHKSPQLPQGKSPGKSPRQPLQPPTPPAPVPVVSLPPTKYDPQTHTLQGKPRQRAPRGSSGSGAQGRGRGRGRGRGRGAGAASGMTMVLQPPMSDYGSNTHIVNNLVGTPFEFNNEFDDMAGPGVENLQALRDRRRSFELRTPRGQNKPPATPTTSTTTNPLLHPVLPGPVDMRTYNLGFEAPHSTASQEAYQNNLLGAFDSGTADQTLSEFNEEDERQFQSALRATGTGSSPSKQPSAATAPVATQGPSNPAPAANLILHSTEANQMAPSAVASGAATHLVEGSLVEASLEATSEEVSIDSDSTILHTKTSISDARSQIKLKIKSPLVYPEHFNAMTNSSSLTMSSTMVQSSSTVQTTVSTSTVVSASSAVSGNSRRMRKKELLSLYVVQKDNLNDDSSCGLPAASDNLPLENLLRKSEEEDELSGGNGSKRFKKNSSSRELRALDANLEEQLLSAASGTGAGTSSGDGRRRSACSSGSNNDNNGKTGAASSAGKRRGRSKTLESSEEDHQAPKLKIKIRGLAASETPSGVANAGEGQSYSYEMTRRACPPKKRLTSNYSTLTLEEIKRDSMNYRKKVMQDFDKGEDNNKREVLVQEGESLIMPQPPTKRPKSSKPKKDKKEKKRQKQQQLILSSSTTTMTTTLIENTASASPGDKPKLILRFGKRKAETTTKTVCLEQPPAVEAPAPLRFKIARNSSGGGYIIGTKADKKDEPTPEHTSPGTELPLMAPLGEASPQGRQLNSFTPHSQNANASPALLGKDTGTPSPPCLVIDSSKSADVHDSTSLPESGVAAMGVPASLVGATTPLCVNVGNYENSNNSLPSASGTSASSNSCNSNSNNNNNNNNNGSGGGRAGGGGSLLPLKKDCEVR, from the exons ATGTCACAAAGAGGTAAGCGCGGTAATCAGCATCACCACCAGTCGCAGCAGCGCAAGGATGTTGAGCCGCAGCCACCGCCCACCAAGCGGCGCAAGGGCAGGCCGCCCAATGGGGCGACTGTTGCCGAAGCGACTGGAGTGGCTGCAGGATCTGGATCAGCGGGATCAGAGCGGGTTCCAGTTCTGCCTGTGAGCAATAGCAAGCATGACCAACAGGAAGAGCCAGAGCCAGAAGcgggaggagcaggaggaggaggcacCAGCTCTAGCACTAGCACTAGCAAATCCAAGTCAACGAAGCTGGCCAAGTCGGCAAGCAAGTGCAAGTCGCAGGGGGCCAGTTCGAGCAGCTCCTGGCAGGCGCGCTCAGTGGCGGACATTAAGATGTCGAGCATCTACAATCGCAGCTCAACGGAAGCCCCAGCTGAACTTTACCG CAAGGATCTCATTAGCGCAATGAAATTGCCAGACTCTGAGCCGTTGGCCACCTACGAGTATTTAATAGTAACGGACCCATGGAAGCAGGAATGGGAAAAGGGTGTGCAAGTGCCTGTTAACCCCGACTCCCTTCCCGAGCCATGCGTCTACGTTCTGCCCGAGCCTGTTGTGTCGCCAGCACACGACTTTAAACT TCCGAAGAATCGCTATCTGCGCATTACCAAAGACGAGCACTACTCGCAGGATCAGCATTACCTGACGAATGTCGTTGCCTTGGCGGAGAACACTTGTGCCTATGACATTGATCCCATTGACGAGGCTTGGCTGCAACTTTACAACGGGGATCGCGCCCAATGCGGTGCTTTTCCCATCAACGCGACGCAGTTCGAACGCGTCATTGAAGAGCTAGAG GTCCGTTGCTGGGAACAGATTCAAGTCATACTTAAGCAGGAGGAAGGCTTGGGTATAGAGTTTGATGAGAATGTCATCTGCGATGTCTGCCGTTCGCCCGACTCCGAGGAGGCGAACGAAATGGTATTCTGTGATAATTGCAATATCTGCGTGCACCAGGCTTGTTACGGCATTACAGCAATTCCATCAG GCCAATGGCTATGTCGCACTTGCTCGATGGGAATCAAGCCGGACTGTGTCCTCTGTCCGAACAAGGGCGGTGCCATGAAGTCCAACAAGTCGGGCAAGCACTGGGCGCATGTTTCGTGTGCCCTGTGGATACCCGAGGTCAGCATTGGTTGTGTGGATCGCATGGAGCCCATCACGAAAATCTCAAGCATTCCTCAGTCGCGCTGGTCCCTGATCTGTGTGCTCTGCCGCAAGCGCGTTGGCAGCTGCATCCAGTGCTCGGTAAAGCCCTGCAAGACCGCCTACCATGTGACCTGCGCGTTCCAGCACGGGCTGGAAATGCGTGCAATCATAGAGGAAGGCAATGCTGAGGACGGCGTGAAACTGCGCTCATATTGCCAGAAACACAGCATGAGCAAGGGCAAGAAGGAGAATTCTGGTGCCCATGGCGGGGGCAGTGCCTCGGTCGCAAGCGCCATGCACAAAGCAAACAGGTACGCCAGTGGGGCAGGTGGAGCAGCAGATGATGGCAATAGCGCGTGCGGGACATCTGGAGAGGATCCACGTCGGCGgaaaaatcaccgaaaaacTGAACTGACCTCTGAGGAACGTAACCAAGCCAGGGCTCAGCGTCTTCAG GAGGTTGAGGCTGAGTTCGATAAGCACGTTAACATTAATGACATTAGTTGCCATCTCTTTGATGTCGACGACGACGCTATTGTTGCCATATACAACTATTGGAAGCTCAAGCGAAAGTCTCGGCACAACCGCGAACTGATCCCGCCCAAGTCCGAGGACGTGGAGATGATAGCCCGcaagcaggagcagcaggacATGGAAAACCATAAGTTGGTGGTTCACTTGCGTCAGGACTTGGAGCGAGTTCGTAATCTCTGCTATATGGTCAGTCGAAGAGAGAAACTTTCGCGCTCGCTCTTTAAGCTACGCGAGCAGGTCTTCTACAAACAGCTTGGAGTGCTGGACGAGATGCGGTTggagaaacagcagcagcagcccaAGCAGGAAGAAAAGCAACGGCCTGCAATTGATCTGGAGGCCGTTATCTACGCCAACGACGGACCCACTTTGTACGACCGCTTCTACAGCTCGGCTGGAGGACAAACTGTGCCGGCGCAGTACCAGGATTTGAAGTACATCCTCGAGCAGCTTATGGGCAAGCTGCAAAGTGGTAAGCAAGGGCGTGGCCGTGCCTCCCAGTCTCCCAACAAACGCAAGCAGCCTGCAAAAGCGTCGCCCAGCAAGAAGCTCAACAATGGCAACCTCAGCTCGCGTACCTCTTCGCCTGAGAAGACTGCGGCGGGGAGTAAGTTGGGCCCGACTGTCGCCAAGGTTCGGTCCCCGCCTGGGAAGCCCCCTGCAGGGAGGCGTGCCTCGAAGAGCGGCGCGGCGACGGCGACGTCGACCCACAACAGAAATCATTTGCACTCAAATGTACGGAGTAGCGCGTCCTCCCATTCGTCAAGCGGCAGTTCATCATCGGGTAATTCCAGCTCGGCGAATGGCAGCAGTAGTTCCGATAGTTCCTCTGGAAGTGAATCGGGTAGTGAAAGCGGAAGCTCCAGCGCAGCCAGCGGAGCCTCCAAGCGAAAGTCTTCCTCAGGAAGTCCCCTCAAAAAGCAAAGCTACGCTCGGTCCGTTGAGCACCGACAAAAACAACGCCAGCGTCGACAAAGTGAAGCGGCTGCGGGTGCGTCTGCGGCGTCTCCGGATTCAAGGTCAGGAAGCAGCTCCAGTGATGACGAAGACGAGCGTCGCAGAAGCCAACAAGAACAGGAGCGCAGCGCGAGACGTGGACCAATCCATAGCAAACCAGTACCTAACAAGAGCCAGCCAACTAAGTCAAAACCAATCACGGAAGCCGGAGCTGGACCGGGAGCTGGTGCATCAGCAAGAAGAAAACTGTCCACGACAACACGAGGACTTGCCCAGATGGACAGGGATGCCGAGGAGAGCTTGTCGAGTGACGAAAGTGAAGAGTTGTTGCCTCTGAGGGGCGAAAGACAGCGAGAGACCACAACGACGACCGGACTGGTCACTACTGGCTCGGCCACAAATCGTAAAATGGGCCGGCACATCTACTCTGACTCAGAAAGCAGTTCCTCGGCCCAGGAAAAAGATCCAGAAGAGCAGGCAACCGTGGAGAGCAACGTAAGTGACTCACAGAACCAGCAGACGATTCGGACGAAAGCGGCCATGAAAGAGTTTGTGCCAGGAACAGCTGCCACAACTGCCGCTACCACCCATCCATCTAGCAAGCCCAAATCCACCAGGGAAGGAAAAGATGCGAAGGAAGCGGGCACCAGTATCGGTAACAGCACAAAATCCAAAACGATGACGAATGCCAAGTTGCTCTATCCGGCCGACCTACTGGTGGTGCCACAGCGCCAGGCGGCAAAGAAGGCATCGGAGAATATGCGGTCCACGAATCTCGCGACGGCGCTGCAGCCAGATGCCTCCGACAGAGTCAGAGAGCCGGAAACGAATTCAATTCCAACGAGTGCCAAGAACAAGCTTAAGGACTCGAGCTCCCGAGCAGCGCTCGAAGCGGATAAATCCAGTCTCGAAAAAGTTCGAACAAAGGAACAGCCACAGAAGGCGGGTGGTAAAGCCACGGAAAGCGCTCCCGCGGAACGTGGGAAGCGCGGAAGACCACCAAAAGTTCCGAAGGATCCGCGTCCTCCCTCCACTTTGGAAAAAGAAAAGCCTTCGGTGCCCACGCCTTCCCAAACCAAGCCTCCACCTTCCGCCACAACCCCTGCTTCAGTCAAGACAAACTTTGCCGTCTCCTTGGTACCTCAACGGCAAGCGGCTAAGAAGGCGGCTGAGCAATTGAAGAGTAGCAAACCCGTGCAGGAAACTTTCTCAATTGGTAACGACACCTCAGAGAAAGAACCAGTGACGGCAGCGACAGGATCCGGAGCTGGAGCATCTGCGACAGTTGCCACCACGCCAGTTAAGCCGACCAGACGAACCTCATTAAAGGAATCACCAATTACACCCAAGGAATTATTAAGTAGTAGAAGAAGATCGAAAGAAGATGCGGCAGTAACACCTATAAAGACGACTCCCCCCGCCGTCAAGCGACGCGTAGTTGTGCCCAATCTTTCAAGTTCCAGTTCTGGCGACAGTGACAGCTCCAGTTCCTCCAGCAGCTCGGGAAGTAGTTCGAGCAGTGGCGGCAGCGAATCCGATAGCGAGTCTCAGGCCAGCGATTCGGAGAAACCGTCGAACAGAGAGCCTGCCCAAGCCTCGGCTCCAGTTACCTCTGTGTCCTCTATTGTGCCAAAGCGATCTCCTCGCAAGTCTGTAGACAAGCCTGTAGCGTCAGCTGTAACTGTTGCACCACCACAGCCCCCTCTACCGCAAACGCCAACTACTCGATCTCGTCAGAACTCCACAACAAAATCGCCAAAGGGAGCATTGCAGAAGCCAGTGATCCCTGTCCAGAATGACGTTCAAAGTGCCCCCAAGACACAGTTGCATCGGCGCCAGGAGTCTTTGGATGAGGGATCGAAGCAGGTCCAGTCGGAACAGTCCTCTAAGAGGGCGACTCGTGGCTCCAAATCGAGGCCGCCATCACCACCGACAGTCAAATCCTCCCCAGAAAAGACAACCACCAGGCGCAAGTCCCGAGCGGAAGAATCTCCTAAGAAGGTGGCGAATTTGGAGCATGAAATTAATCAAAGGAAAGCAGCCAGCGGAAAAGCAACTAGTTCATTGGACAAGCTTTTGAAtaagaaacagcagcagatgaaCCATTCTGCACCAGCTACGCCACCCCCGCTGTCGCCGACTCCACCTGCATCTACCACACCCATCGTGAAGGATCAAAGCGACCATGAACAGGAAGGGGTGCCTTTCCACCAGACCAACCTGGAAGCAGATGCGCAGCCTGAACCCGAGGCGGATCAAGAGACTGCCACAGAAGCTGGCGAACTGCCAATGGATATTGATGAGGAGCTCACTACAGCTCCAACGCGGACGCAAATGTCTGCGAACGCGAGCAAACTGGCGGACATTATAGATGATGAGCGTCCTCCGGCCGCTCCGCTTCCTGCCTCGCCCACCCCTACTCCTACCTCTAATGACGAGTTGTCCGACGCCGGGAGTGATCTCAGCGAACGACGACGCATGCGTCGGCGTTCCAGGCGGAGAAGGAGGAGACGTAGCCACGAGCCAGACGAGGAGCACACCCATCACACCCAACACTTACTTAACGAGATGGAAATGGCCCGAGAATTGGAAGAGGAACGTAAGAACGAGCTACTTGCAAATGCCAGTAAGTATTCGGCGTCTACATCCTCTCCAGCAGTCACGGTTATTCCCCCCGATCCGCCGGAAATCATTGAACTGGACTCGAACTCTGCTAACTCTGGAGCagatcagcagcagcaggtaCAGCTGCAGGAGCAATCGTTGCCGACTCCGCTTGTAGTGCAGTCTCCGGCTGCCGAGGTGGCAACCACTGCTATCCAACCACAGTTGCTGCCTCCCCAGCGGCCGCTAATCGAGCAACTGCCTGTCGAGCACTTGCCAACAGTGCTGTCGGAGCCCATCGTTGACACAATACTCGAGATGGAGGACAGTAAATTCGCGAACAACTTTGCGTCGAGCCTAGCCAGCGTGTTAAATCCTCCTAATCCAGGGCAGATGAGCTTAATCGGATCGAGTATGGACAGGAGTAAGCACATCAGTGAAGAGGATAGTATCCAGGCAACCCGAAACCTATTGGAAAAACTACGCAAAACAAAGCGCAAAGCACAGGATGACAATTGTTCCAAGGAGGCAGTCGATCTGCTGCCTCCAACTCCATCCATTCCATCGGTGTTTCCTTTCCATAATGCTGCGGACCCAGAGGATATCATTCATGCTCAGAAggaacagcagcaacagcaacaacaacagcagcagcagcagcaacaacaagcacAAGCATGTATATATGGCAACTCATCTGGACCAAACTCTGTGGCCTCACTGACCATCAAGGATTCGCCCATGACTGCCAACAGTGGAAGCTATGCAAACAGTCTTACCAGCACGCCAAATGCCACACCCACCAACGCAACAATGAGCAATCTCGGACCCGGCAGCGGCTTTCAAGTAAACTTTTCGAACTCTCAGCAAACGCCATCGTTAAGTCTTTTCCTGGAAAAGTCACCCCACCAAAAAGGTGCCTGCCCACTATCCAGTAATGGTGCAGTACCACCTGGAGCCACTCCCGACTTTGTGGACTTGGCAGCAGCGGCGGTAAAGAACACTCTCGGAAATTTTCGCGGAGCAGCTGCCGTTCCCACACAATCCGGAGCGGGGGGCAACAACAAGATCAGCGACTACGATGAGAACACCAGGATGCAGTCACCGTTTGGACGAATTCCGTGGAATGAAAATGACCTTATCGCGGAGAGAAGAAGTAGCTCGCCGAGCTCAGTGTCCGAGTCGAATGATCCTCCTCCGCCACCTCCAGCCGttgcggcagcagcagcatcggCGGCACGGACGCTTGCGCAGCTCGAAAGCTGTAAGAACTTTTTCAACAGCTATCCAAGCGGAAATGGAGGTCCTGGCAGCGCTACAAATGCTGCGGCGCCCTTTAACCATGCCCCAATGGTAAACGGTATTGATGCCATACCAATGTTCAACAATACGCCGGCACCGCAGCATCAACAAACAACGCCAAcgcaccaacagcagcagcagaggaCTCCAAACAGTCAGTACAATGGAGCAATCTATCCCCAACTATCGGGCATTATGCATCCGCAGACAGCGCCGACGGAACAGCCTCCAAGCTTGTATGGCAATGGCACAGTTGGCGGAGTAGCAGTACCCGGAGTCGGAGTTGTCGGTGCTGTACAGTCTGCGACACTACCTCCGCCGCCACAGGTCAACCAGTACTCCGGAACACCTTATTCCACGGCCAACTTGAGTATGCTTTCTGTGCAACAGCCAGTTCTTCCACCTGTTCCCGTTCAGACAACGACAACACCGAACCATCCATTTGCCCTGACATCGCCGGTGGATGGAAAGATGGCAACTTATCCGACGCAGCTTCTAAGCAGCTGTGCTGAAGCAGCCGTGTCCTCGATGATGCCGCCAACACCGCCGATTCCAGTCGCAGCCAAGGATTCGCCAAGCAAAAGGACTAGCGTCAGCGGTGGTAGCTCATCTAAGAAGCAGTCGCATAAGTCACCCCAGCTGCCGCAGGGAAAATCGCCCGGAAAGTCACCTAGACAGCCTCTCCAGCCACCTACGCCTCCCGCACCAGTTCCCGTGGTGTCATTGCCGCCAACAAAATATGacccacaaacacacacattaCAGGGTAAGCCACGTCAGCGTGCTCCGCGTGGAAGCAGTGGGTCTGGGGCACAGGGCAGGGGAAGAGGACGTGGAAGGGGCAGAGGACGAGGTGCTGGAGCTGCGAGTGGCATGACCATGGTCCTGCAGCCGCCAATGTCCGATTACGGAAGCAACACCCATATAGTTAACAACTTGGTCGGAACCCCCTTTGAGTTTAACAACGAGTTCGACGACATGGCAGGACCAGGTGTGGAGAATCTCCAGGCGCTGAGAGATCGGCGGAGAAGCTTCGAGCTGCGGACACCACGAGGTCAGAACAAGCCACCCGCTACGCCCACTACCTCGACAACTACCAATCCTCTCCTGCACCCAGTACTGCCGGGACCAGTGGACATGAGAACATACAATCTTGGATTCGAGGCGCCCCACAGTACAGCCTCCCAAGAGGCATACCAGAATAATCTTCTCGGTGCCTTCGACTCGGGGACCGCAGATCAAACGCTCAGCGAGTTCAACGAAGAGGACGAACGTCAGTTTCAATCGGCACTGCGAGCTACTGGCACTGGAAGTTCTCCCAGCAAGCAACCATCAGCGGCAACTGCACCAGTTGCAACCCAAGGTCCTTCCAACCCGGCACCAGCAGCGAACCTTATTCTGCATTCCACAGAAGCGAACCAAATGGCACCGAGTGCGGTTGCCTCGGGTGCCGCAACTCACTTGGTGGAAGGCTCGTTGGTTGAGGCTTCGCTTGAGGCGACATCAGAGGAGGTATCTATCGACTCGGACAGCACGATACTACACACCAAGACCTCGATATCCGATGCCCGAAGTCAGATAAAACTGAAGATCAAGAGCCCATTGGTGTATCCTGAGCACTTCAACGCCATGACAAACAGCAGCAGCCTTACTATGTCCAGCACCATGGTGCAGTCCTCCAGTACAGTGCAAACCACAGTGTCCACTTCGACGGTTGTCAGTGCGTCATCCGCTGTAAGTGGGAACTCGCGCCGCATGCGTAAGAAGGAGTTGCTCAGTCTCTATGTGGTGCAGAAAGATAACCTCAATGACGACAGCTCGTGCGGACTTCCCGCCGCTTCTGACAATTTGCCACTTGAGAATCTGCTGCGAAAGTCTGAGGAGGAAGATGAACTGTCCGGCGGCAACGGTTCGAAAAGGTTTAAAAAGAACTCGAGCAGCAGGGAACTGCGCGCGCTAGATGCGAACTTGGAGGAACAGTTGCTCTCCGCCGCTTCGGGAACGGGTGCAGGAACATCGTCTGGTGACGGCAGGCGGCGAAGCGCTTGCAGCTCCGGCAGCAATAACGACAACAACGGCAAGACGGGTGCAGCCAGCAGTGCAGGTAAGCGTCGAGGACGAAGCAAGACTCTTGAGAGCAGCGAAGAGGATCACCAGGCCCCCAAGCTGAAGATCAAAATAAGGGGTTTGGCCGCCAGCGAGACACCATCAGGTGTTGCCAATGCCGGGGAGGGCCAGAGCTACAGCTACGAGATGACCCGAAGGGCTTGCCCTCCTAAGAAACGTCTGACCAGCAACTATAGCACTCTTacgctggaggagatcaagAGGGACTCGATGAACTACCGCAAGAAAGTCATGCAGGACTTTGACAAGGGGGAGGACAACAATAAACGAGAAGTGCTCGTCCAAGAAGGCGAGTCCCTCATAATGCCCCAGCCTCCCACGAAACGACCTAAGTCTTCCAAGCCCAAAAAGGATAAGAAGGAGAAGAAGCGccagaaacaacaacagctcATCCTAAGCAGCAGTACAACCACCATGACCACAACGTTAATTGAGAATACGGCCAGTGCGTCGCCAGGAGATAAGCCCAAGCTGATTCTGCGTTTTGGCAAACGAAAGGCGGAGACCACGACCAAAACCGTCTGCCTGGAGCAGCCGCCGGCGGTAGAGGCACCGGCACCCCTGCGCTTCAAAATAGCCAGAAACTCTTCTGGTGGCGGCTACATAATAGGCACGAAGGCAGACAAAAAAGATGAGCCTACGCCAGAGCACACGTCGCCGGGGACGGAGCTGCCTCTTATGGCACCGCTGGGAGAGGCATCTCCCCAGGGTCGGCAGCTCAACAGCTTTACGCCGCACTCCCAGAATGCCAACGCATCGCCAGCCTTGCTTGGCAAGGACACGGGCACTCCATCGCCGCCCTGCCTGGTTATAGACTCTAGCAAGAGTGCCGACGTCCACGACTCCACATCTTTACCCGAGAGCGGCGTGGCTGCCATGGGCGTGCCGGCGTCCCTTGTGGGCGCCACCACTCCGCTGTGCGTCAACGTTGGCAACTACGAGAACAGCAACAACTCACTGCCCTCAGCTAGTGGCACCTCGGCTTCCAGCAACTCCTGCAACAGCAACtcgaacaacaacaacaacaataacaacaatggCAGTGGAGGAGGACGTGCCGGCGGGGGAGGTAGTTTACTTCCATTAAAAAAAGACTGTGAGGTTAGATGA
- the LOC119555276 gene encoding BTB/POZ domain-containing protein 10 — MSTTPNSNSSSSNSNKQPLPQKQDTYSSDSSEEGLETAEERRRRILKERSRLNRPQHNMSGGGAVPKHDGKSPGAASPSCQATGSGVGRLYAQPPERISMLVDGVRFSMEQSVLAAHPTTMLGTMFGSGFQFAHANERGEYDVADGISHLVFRAILEYYKTGVIRCPPTVSVPELKEACDYLLIPFDATTVRCQNLRGLLHELSNEGARQQFELFLEDLILPLMVASAQRGDRECHVVVLLEDDMVEWDEEFPPQMGEEYCQTVHSTAMHRFFKYIENRDVAKQVMKDRGLKKIRCGIEGYPTHKEKIRRRPGGRAEVIYSYVQRPFIHMSWEKEEAKSRHVDFQCVKSKSVTNLAEANADPPLELDASGNPIPPIAVVNPHPNNAELAAGVAVAPPAMGNAGPVAVVAVDEAAGGVVMLNELDQAAAAGVAGVVDDI, encoded by the exons ATGTCAACCACTCCCAATTCGAACAGTAGTAGTAGCAATAGCAACAAGCAGCCCCTGCCCCAGAAGCAGGACACGTACAGCAGCGATAGCAGCGAGGAGGGTCTCGAGACGGCCGAGGAACGGAGAAGGCGCATCCTGAAGGAGCGGAGTCGTCTGAACCGACCCCAGCACAACATGTCCGGCGGCGGAGCCGTGCCCAAGCACGACGGCAAGTCTCCGGGCGCCGCATCACCCAGCTGCCAGGCAACGGGCTCCGGGGTGGGTCGCCTTTATGCACAGCCGCCCGAAAGGATCTCCATGCTCGTCGATGGCGTTCGATTCTCGATGGAGCAGTCCGTGCTTGCAGCCCATCCCACCACAATGCTGGGAACCATGTTCGGCAGCGGCTTTCAGTTCGCGCATGCCAACGAGCGTGGGGAGTACGACGTGGCCGATGGCATCTCTCACTTGGTGTTCCGGGCCATCCTGGAGTACTATAAGACCGGCGTGATCCGCTGCCCTCCCACTGTTTCGGTACCGGAACTAAAGGAAGCCTGTGATTATCTGCTCATTCCCTTTGACGCCACCACGGTGCGCTGCCAGAACCTAA GAGGCCTTCTTCACGAATTAAGCAACGAAGGAGCGCGACAGCAGTTCGAACTCTTCCTGGAGGACCTGATTCTGCCGCTCATGGTGGCTTCGGCGCAGCGAGGAGATCGCGAGTGTCACGTTGTGGTGCTCCTTGAAGACGACATGGTTGAGTGGGATGAGGAGTTCCCGCCACAGATGGGCGAGGAGTATTGCCAGA CTGTTCACAGCACTGCCATGCACCGATTTTTCAAGTACATCGAAAACCGCGATGTGGCCAAGCAGGTGATGAAGGATCGCGGGCTGAAGAAGATACGCTGCGGCATAGAGGGGTACCCAACCCACAAGGAGAAGATCCGAAGGCGTCCTGGCGGTCGGGCCGAGGTGATATACAGCTATGTCCAGCGCCCGTTTATTCACATGTCCTGGGAGAAGGAGGAGGCGAAGAGTCGCCATGTAGATTTCCAGTGCGTGAAATCCAAGTCTGTAACGAATCTCGCAGAAGCAAACGCCGATCCGCCACTGGAATTGGACGCAA GTGGAAATCCTATTCCTCCTATCGCAGTGGTTAATCCGCATCCCAACAATGCAGAGCTAGCCGCCGGCGTGGCCGTCGCCCCACCAGCGATGGGCAATGCTGGTCCAGTAGCCGTGGTCGCCGTCGATGAGGCTGCTGGCGGCGTTGTGATGCTCAACGAGTTGGACCAGGCAGCGGCCGCTGGTGTCGCCGGCGTAGTAGATGACATATAG